Sequence from the Saccharopolyspora pogona genome:
GGCAGCAGCTTGACGGTGATCTCGGTGATCACGCCGAGCGTGCCCTCCGAGCCGACGAACAGCCCGCACAGGTCGTAACCGGCGACGCCCTTGGCCGTGCGCCGACCCAGCCGCACGACCTCGCCGCTGCCGACGACGGCCTCCAGGCCCAGCACGTAGTCGCGGGTCACGCCGTACTTCACGCAGCACACGCCGCCGGCGTTGGTGGAGACGTTGCCGCCGATGGTGGACCACGGCGAGCTGGCCGGGTCCGGCGGGTACCAGGCGCCCTGCTCGCGGCAGGCAGCGCGCAGATCGTCGTTGACCACTCCCGGCTGGACCACCGCGAGCTGCTCGCGCGGGTTGATCTCCAGGATCTCGTTCATGCCCTCGAAGGAGATCAGCACGCAACCGTCGATCGCGTTCGCGCCGCCCGACAGGCCGGTCCCGGCGCCTCGCGGCACCACCGGAACTCCCAGCTCAGCGCAGACCCGCACCACCGCGACCACGTCATCGGTACTGGTCGCGCGCACCACGGCCAGCGGCTTGCCGTACGGGGCCCACTCGGCCTCGTCGTGCGCGAACCGGGCGACGGAGTCGGGGTCGGTCAGCAGCACCGGCCCGGGAAGTTCCGCTCGCAGCGCCGCAAGCGCCTTCTCCGCCATGCCCGACATGCCGTCCTCCTCCGTCCGCCGCAGTCCACCCCAACGTTAACCAACGCGGACGTCGCCCCGGCCGCCGCCTGCGGCGGGCCCAACCGCAGGTCAGCGCGCGAGGGCATCCAGAGTGAACTGCTCGGGGAAGGGCGAGCGCGCCACCGCCTGCTCCGCGGTGAGCGTCCCCGCCGCCACCGCCCGGCACAGCTCGGCCACGGCCGCCAGCTCGGCGCGCTGGCGCCGCACGAACTCCCGGTCCACCGGTTCGCCGTGCCCGGGCAACACGATCGGCGCGTCCAGCGCGAGGACCGCGTCCAGCGCGGCCGGCCACTCCTGCGGGTATGCGTCACCGAACTGCGGTGGTGCACCGTGCTCGACCAAATCGCCCGCGAACACGACGCCCGCGTCCGGCACGTGCACGACCAGGTCGTGGTCGGTGTGCGCCGGTCCGAAGTGGAGCAGCGCCACGTCACGCCCGCCGAGGTCGAGCACCGCCCGGTCATCGACCAGGTTGTCGGGCAGGGCGATCCGCACGGCGTTGATGCGGTCGGCGACCTCGTGCTCACCTCGCTCGCGGTAGTGCCGCGCCCACTTCTC
This genomic interval carries:
- a CDS encoding MBL fold metallo-hydrolase, producing MGSWIDVADGVLLRRYDELDLSVGLVVGSARCLVIDTGGDAGQGAELAAAVREVTPLPWSVVLTHAHFDHSFGTEAFTPCPVWAHDRCRTRLVAAGEGQREKWARHYRERGEHEVADRINAVRIALPDNLVDDRAVLDLGGRDVALLHFGPAHTDHDLVVHVPDAGVVFAGDLVEHGAPPQFGDAYPQEWPAALDAVLALDAPIVLPGHGEPVDREFVRRQRAELAAVAELCRAVAAGTLTAEQAVARSPFPEQFTLDALAR